The segment TTCGTCCACGGCCACAACCACATGCGCCTGGACATCCAGAGCCTGATTAACCTGCATCCCTTCTTTCCGGAGCAGCAGCTTCTCAACTGGCTGCAAGAAGAAGGTGATCTGTTCGCGCAGGCGGTGGAAACGGGACAGGTGGCGGAGGTGCAGGCGTGGCCGCTGCGGGAGTACCTGGCCAGCGGTGGGCAGCCGATGTGGTTTCGCAGCCATGTGAAGAGCCTGCTGAACCAACATTTACGGCGGCTGAATGCGTCCACGTTGGGGAAGATGCGGCTGCCGATTCCGGGCGGGCGGCATTATGTGATGCCGGCAGCGATCGGACGACGTGCCGGCATTCCGAACCTGAACATCCCTCGCGGCCACATCCACATTGACCCGCCCAGCGGTACGGCCTGGGTGAATGATGAGGACTGGCTGGCATTGCCGGATTCGCGTATGGGGGTGGGAATTGCCGGCATTCTCGGCGGCGCGGACAACGACGACGCCCTCTGGCTGCATCCCTTCACCGACTATGACGGGGAACGCAAAATGCTGGCCTGGCGCAGCCCCAACCAGGTGGGTGAGTACATCGTCTTACAGCCCATGCCAGACTCTCACCCCCTGCCCTGGGCCACAGCGGACGGAGAAGTCATCTGCTATCCCCAGGCCGACAGCCGCCAGCTTCCACCGCGGGTGGACCAGACGAAGACAACCTACCTGATCTTGACTTGCGGTTTCTCAGTTATGATGCTGTGCCAGCTTCGCAACCGGATGTTGCCATTACTTCAGAGGATATTGCCCTGTTCAACTCACTGCCTACAGAGGGTGATATGGTTACGGCTACGGTTACTCTTCACAACCTGGGTGATTTGAGTGCAGTGCCACACACGCTGGCGTATTACATCACATTGTCGGATGGATCTGACATATACGTTGGTAGCCGCTTAGTCACAGGCGTGGATGCAGGGGGAAGTGTTGATGTCCCATTTGTTTGGGATAGCACCAGTTACACAGGACCCATTACGCTGACAGCAGTCATAGACCCTTATGATCGCCTGCCGGAGGTGAATGAGGACAATAATCAGGCATTTGTAGGATTAACGATGCTTACGCGGCCTGACCTGACGGTGTCGGCAATTGTGCCGGCATCCTCCCCCCGCCTCACTCTCCCCACAGACATCGCCGTCACCACCCTGAACCAGGGAGAGACAGACGCTGCCCTACACACCCTGAGCCTGTACGCCGGCGACCCCGCAGCGGGCGGCGTCCTCATTGGCAGCCAGGCCATTTCCGTCACCGCGGGATTGTCCGTGACCACCGTCTTCTCCTGGACGCCTCCCGCGCCCGGTTCTGTTGACCTGGTAGCGGTTGCCGACAGCGGTCATGCCGTTAACGAATACGATGAAGCCAACAACAGTTACACGGCAGCGGTCTACGTCGGTTGGGGCGATCCGGTGACGATTGATGCCGGCGCGGCTACGGACCTGCCGTATGATGCGAATGTGGGGTATGGGTATGTAAATGCCGGCACGCCCTTCTCCTGCGGCCCCGATCCCATCCACACCGGTCGCCAGGGACAAAGCGGCCTGCCACTCGAGTACCGCTTCGACCACCTCCTCCCCGACCGCTTTTACCATCTCGACCTCATCGTCCGTCCCTGTAACCTCAACCGCCAGCAGCGCATTCGCGTGGATGGCGTAGAGATGTTCCCCGCCCACACGTTTGTGCCCGGCGAGGAATACCACATCTCCCTCTTACTCAACCCCGCCGACTATGCTACGGACCACAGCATCATTGTCAGTCTGGAAAAGAGTGGCGGCACGTACCCCCCCGCAATTAACCTCTTGACCCTCACCGATATTCGCTACTGCTACCGCGACAGCGGCTCACCCGCGGAAGTCGGGTATGCCGGCGCGGCGGATGGCTGCGGCTTCCTGGATGGCGACATCAGCGGCTCGCCTGGCGACCCCGTACAGAGCGTGCGCTACGACCTGGACAACGACGTGCAGTACCAGTTTGACAACCTGGTGGCGTCCGACACGTATCTGGTGGGCGTTACCCTCTTTGACCAGGACAACCTGGGGCTGCAGGAGCATCTGGAGGTAGATGGCACGCCTGTTGGGCCGGTGATAGCCTTGAATGACACGCCGCAATATGTGGTGGCGGAAATGCCGGCAAACACCTACAGCGATGGTCAGGTTGTCGTCGCCATCGTCGAACCCATCAACGGCGGCCCCTTGGTGAGCGAAATCTGGCTGGAGCAGATAACTGACTTCACTGGCCCCGTCATTCCCCCTACCCCCACCCCTACCCCAACAGGCACGCCCACACCTTCTCCCGCGCCCACCGATACGCCTACGCCCACGCTGACGCCGTTGCCCACAGACACCCCAACGCCAACCATTCCGCCCACTCCCACCAATACGCCCACGCCGCCGCCCATTGTCGTGGATGACCGTGACTACGGCATTCGGTACGATGGCTGGTACGGGGGCCAGGATGCGACGGCTCTGGGCGGCGGGTATCGCGCGGCCACGCAGACGAGTCAATACCTCGCCTACCGCGCCACGCAGCCATCCACCAGCGTTATCCTGCGCGTATGCAAAGGCCCAAACCTGGGCATCGCCAACGTGATGATTGACGGCGCGGCAAAACCTGCCCTTGACCTGTACAACCCCAACCCTGCCTGTAACGTGCCCGTGCAGTATACGGGGCTGACGAACAACCAGCACCTCATCTTGTTCCTGCCCTCGGGCCAGAAAAACGCCGCATCCAGCGGCACCGAGGTGCGTCTGGATGCCTTCCAGGTGGGACTGACCCTCACTGATGACAGCCATCCCTCCGTCATCTACACGCACTGGAGCGGCCTGACGCTGGCTCCCGCCTACCAGGGCACGCTGCGCCTGTCGCAAACGGCCACGGCCAACGTCAGTTTCAACGTCAGTGGGACGGCCTTTAGCTGGCTCACGGCTCACTGCCCCATCTGTGGGCAGGCCCTCGTCATCGTGGATGGCTCCCCCGCTGCGCTCGTAGATACCTACGCCGCTTCCTGGCAGTTCCAGATCCCGGAATCGATCATCGGTCTGCCCGACGGCTCACACACCGTCACCATTCGCGTCCTGGGCACGCACAATCCGAACTCTAGCGGCAATATCGTCTTCTTCGACGGCTTCACCGTCCCGTAGCCAGACATGAAAAGGGCAGGAACCCTTACGCTTTTCGTCTTCAACCCGGTCCAGATGTCGCTCCAGGAAGTAGACGGGGGACCAGACCTCAACCTTTATCTCAACGCTATCCTCAGCAACAAGCGTGTGCGTTTGCGTTGGTTGAGACGCTGGCAGGAGATTGTCCCCATGCTTTCGCGCCAATGGGCGCACCACTTCAGCCTGGTGGCGGCTGGGCGTTGGCCCCTTCTTGGAGGTTCGCGGCGGTATCTTGCCTGCTGTTTTGCCGAAGGTGCAGTTCTTGGCTAGCCGTACCACACAGTTATTCACCCCATGTCTAACCGCATCTACCAATGAAAATCCAGCATCAAAGAGGGCCAGGTCTGTCTCCGTCAGCTTTTTGCCGACCTGCTTGTACACCTTTTCCATCTCCGCGGATGGCGCGTTTTGACTCGTATTCCCGCGGACCAGTAGTTCCAGGATGGCGACCCGTTGTTCTCCAACACGCCCTGTTGTCCCCATCATGCCAAATGGCACACCGGGCACCGCTTTGTGGGCATCTGAATCATACGTTTTGCTCTTCAGCCCTTTCACTCGTGCCCTTTTGTATGCCGTCATATCGACGGGTTTCAGCTGGTACCCTTGAATCACCGTTGCCTGCCATTGACCAGCCGCGTCTACTTGCTTTTTCAACTCGTCGAGCAACTCCGCCAGATTGAACTGACCGTACGTGATCGCTTTGGCTGCCCGACGACTCCTTGCGGCTCGTTCTGCCTCATCATCAATGAATGCGCTCAAATACTGGTCGACCGCGGGCATGATGCCACCGCCTGATTCGACAAAGTATCCGCTGTACATCGCGCTGATGACATCACAGATTCCTAAATCGGTTCCTTTCGGCAGCGTGGCAACCATTTGCTCAATTGCTTGTTGCACCTGATAATGGATAGCTGTGGGCGTGTTGGTGTTGGTGTTTGTTTTCACATACTAATCATCCATCAACACGCCCTTTTTTGCACCCCCTGTTTTCTCTCAGTTAGGGAAAACCAAAGATGAGGGGACAATTTCGGCAAATTGCCCTACGGTCAGGTAAGTCGCTATTGTAGGGCAATTCGCTGAATTGCCCTTTTTGTATGAGGGGACAATTTCGGCAAATTGCCCTACGGTAAGGCGTAACGAAGCAAAAGGCTTATGCGGGTATTATATGCCGGCAGGTGGGAGCGTCAATCATCGCTGCGTTCAATCCTGATGGGTTCAAATGCAACCGCACGCATATTTTGTGTATAATGACGACATGGACGCAGCTAAAAGATTACCCTATGTGCGGACATTTGGGGGTTTTGTGTTCAGATGGCGCTTCCCATTCAGGAGGCAATCGTTGGCGCACGCGGAAAGGCGGCCGGTATATTTCCTGTCGATCTAGCGAGAGTACTGCTCTCTGCCAGCGAAACCGATTGGGGACTAATTCGTTGGCTTAACCCACCGACACCAGCACAATTTGTACATGATCTCCACAATATAGGTGAAAGCATCATCCTTTCGGCAATTTAATCTGCTAACTTATTTACGGACGACCACCTGGCCATTTCCCATGTCTCCCACCCTCCTCTGGCTCATCGTCATCGGCATGGGGCTGATCACTTTCAGTATCCGCCTCTCCTTCATCCAACTCCTCCACCGCGTCACCATCCTGCCGCTGCTGCGCCGGGGGCTGAAGTATGTGCCGCCGGCGGTGCTGTCGGCCATCATTTTCCCTGAGGTGTTGCGTCCGGGGGGGACGCTGGGCGTGTCGTGGGGGAACCCGCGCCTGCTGGCGGCGCTGGTGGCCGTCCTGGTGGCCTGGCGCACGCGCAACGTTCTGTGGACGATTGCTGCCGGCATGGTCGTCCTCTGGCTTCTTCTGTGAGGATAGTGGTCAGTGGATGGTGGGTCGTGGTCGATTGACAATTTGCAGTTGGTGGAAACGCGGCTTGCAACCATCATTAGGGATAAACAGGTCGTGCGTTTTGCGTGGTTGTTCGAACAGGATGTTCGGGCTACATGCCGGCATCGTCCGAGCGCCGCACCACCTGCCCGAACCAACCACTATATTGAGATGCATACAACCGATTAGGGTTCACGGGTGAGCCGTTGACGTGGTAAATCTCCCCCCCAAAAAAACGGCCCGGCCATATCCCAATGCTTGCGCGCCCCATCCGCCGTAAGAATAAACGCGCCCTTGCGCGTGCCGACCAAAACGCTTACATCGCTCATTTTTCGCTCCTTGTTGGGTTTTTGCACAACAGATGGTCCCGATTGTAGAACGTATTTTCTATTACGCAACTTGTGCATCCATGCGTGGTTCGTCAGGCGCAAGTTTGCTATCTTGCTCAGTTTATCCCGGCGCGTTATAACCGTTTAATAGTCAACAAATACGAGGCGCTGCGCGTCGTCCTGTTCGATGGCATGGATTTTTCCAGTCCCAGGCCATTATCCCGATGGAGGCCAATGCATGTTAAACACGTTGCTCAATCCACAAAGCATTGCGATTGTTGGGGCCAGCGATGACACAACCAAACCTGGTGGGAAAATACTGTACAACATCTTGCGGAAAGGGTATGAAGGGCATCTGATGCTCGTCAACCCGGCGCGCGCGTCCGTCCAGGGTGTTCTGGCTTATCCATCAATCATGGCCTTGCCGCGCATCCCGGATGTGGCGTTTTTGGCGATTCCGGCGAAGTTTGTGCGGCAGGCGCTGACGGAATTGGCGCGGAAAGGGACGAAGGTTGTGGTGGTCATCAGCGCCGGTTTTGGGGAAATGAGCGCCGCGGGCAAACGAGAGGAAGCGGAATTGGCCCGCATTGCTGATGAATATGGCATCCTTTTGCTCGGGCCTAATTGTCTGGGCGTGATGTCGTATGCTTATGCCGGCAAATTCACTCGTTTCTTGCCGGATATGATACAAGGGGGCGTGGACTTCATCAGCGGTTCCGGCGCATCCATTGACTTTCTGGCGGAGCAGGCGGTGCGGCGGGGCGTGCCGTTTAACTCCTTTGTGACGGTTGGCAATTCGGCGCAAAGCGACGTGACGGACATTTTGGGGTTGTTTGATGAAGCGTATGCCGGCAAAACCTCCGCCATCATCATCCTCTACATGGAAGTCCTCAACGAGCCGCGCGCATTCCTGCAACATGCCCGCCGCCTGAGTCGGCAGGGATGTTTGTTGGCCGGGATAAAATCAGGAACAACGGAAGCCGGCAGCCGCGCCGCCGCCAGCCATACCGGAGCCATGGTGAGCAATGACACCGTCATTCAAGCCCTCTTTGACAAAGCCGGCGTTATTCGCCTCCACTCCCGGCTGGAATTGATCGACGTAGCCAGCGCGTTGGTGTGCGTCAGGGGCCAACTGGACGGGAACAGAGTTTGCGTCTTCAGTGACGCGGGCGGCCCCGGCGTCATGCTCGCGGATGAATTGAACCGGCACGGCTTCGTCGTGCCCATCCTGCGTGAATCGACCCAGGCGCGCATTGCCGGGGTGCTGCCGATGGGCGCGGGCGTCAGCAACCCCATTGATTGCCTGCCCACGAGAACGGGAGAGATGATAGCCCAGGTATTTAACATCATTCAGGAAGAAGAAGCAGACAACATTGATTACATTTTGTTCATCATGGGAGATTCCGGACTGTCCGACATCTGGGAAATCTACAAGGTTGTGGGCGAGGCGATGAACACCCTTTCCATCCCCATCCTCCCCGCCTTTTGCTCGGTCATTTCCTCCTCTCCCGCGCTGCAAAAGTTCCGCGAGATGGGCAAATGCTATTTTGAGGACGAAGTCTCCATGGGGCGCGCCCTGGCCCGTATCGTCAACCGCCCCCGCGTGACGGATCCCGAGACGGAGCTGGCGAATTACGATGATGCGCGCATCCGGTCCGCTTTAGCGGGTCAGAACGGTCCCCTGTCGCCCCGGCTGACGCGCGAAGTGTTGGCCGCGGCGGGCTTCCCGTTTCCCGACCAGCAGGAGCTAACGGAGAAGGCGGCATTGGCACATATCGCTTTTCCGTTCCCCTGGGTGATGAAGGTGATGGGACCGCTGCACAAAAGTGACGTGGGCGGCGTGCGGTTGGGCATTCATTCACGGGCCGAAGCGGAGTGGGTCTGGGATGAACTGCTGGCGATTGACGGTGCATATGGCTGCGTGGTGCAGCGGATGATCTCCGGCATCGAGGTCATTATGGGCGCGAAGCGGGAGGCGGGGTATGGTCATCTGGTGGCGTTTGGCCTCGGAGGAATCTACACGGAAATACTCCAAGACGTGAGCTTTCATCTGGCCCCGCTCTCCCTGGCCGAAGCCAGGAACATGATTCGCGCCATCAAGGCTTTTCCCCTGCTAAACGGCGTGCGCGGTGAACCGGGCATGGATGTGGAGATGCTGACGACGTGGCTGCTCAGAATCGGCCGTTTCGTGACGGATTTTCCCCAGGTTCAGGAGATGGACTTAAACCCGGTGAAAGGGTACGGCGGGGATCTTTACGTGGTTGATGCGCGCATTATTGTGTCGTAGCCGGTCTATCAAAGTAATCAACGGGACACTGGTGTTTTTGACGCGGAGGCTTCCGCCGGCCCACATATGGGGTTTACCCGGCTAAAGCCTCGACTCCGATCACCCAGTATGGATTTCGCCAGACTCAAGTCATCAATTATTCCGGTCCCTGCCCCGCCACAGTCGCCATCCCACCCAGGCGACCAGCGCGGCGGCGAATCCCAGGCTGAGATAGGGGGCGGCGGGGGTGTCCGTGCCGGCACTCAAGGCAACAGATGGCGTCGGTGTGGTCGTCAGCGTCGCCGCCGTCCCCGTTACCGCCTGCGCGCGCGCATCCAGCGAACGCGCCGCCGTTTCCGCCTGTCGCCCGCTGCCCTCCGTGGGCGTCCCCGTCACTGTCGTGCGCGTCTCCCGCGCTTCGCTGGCGTACATCAGGTTCCCGTCCGCCACCCCCCCGGCGTCATCCACCAACAGCAGCCAGGCATCCGCCGCCCCCGCGCCAAAAGCAAACGTATGCCCCGCCAACAGCGTGCCGCCCGCCTGCCCCAGCGCGACGCTGTTTGCCGCGTCCGCCGCCACGCTGCCCCCGTACGCCCGCTGCCACACGAGTTGACCATTCGCGTCCAGCCGCGCGGCCCAGGCGTCTCCATTCCCCGCCCCAAACGAATCCGTCGCCCCCACCACCAACAGCCCTTTATCCGGCAAGCGCAGCAGCCCATGGGTCTCATCCGTGCCTACGTCGCCAAGCGCGAACTGCCACACCACCTCCCCCGCCGTATCCAGTTGCCACACCCACGCATCCCGCCCCCCCATGCCCAGGGAATCGGTGTAGCCGGCAACCACCACGCCCCCATCCGCCGTCGGCTGTAGCGCGCGCGCCCCATCCGCCAGCGCCCCGCCATACCGATTCTGCCACAACACGTTCCCCTCCCGGTCCAGCTTCAGCACCCAGGCGTCGCTCAACGCCGCCCCAAAAGACCACGTTTCGCCGGCCACGACGAAGTTGCCGTCCGTCGTTCCCACCACCGCCGCAAACGTATCCACCGCCGCGCCGCCATAGGCCATTTGCCAGATCACCTCTCCCGCCGCGTCCAGCCGCCACACCCAGCCATCGTCCCCGCCCGCGCTGCCGGAACTGGTGCTTCCCGCCACCCAGTAGCCGCCATCCAGGGGAGACCAGATGGCGCTGGCCGTTTCGTTACCCGTGCCGCCATAGGCGTTTTGCCACAAGCTGCGCCCCTGCACATCCAGGCGCGCTACCCAGGCGTCCTGCCCCACCACGTCGAAAGAGCGCGTGGTTCCCACGGCCACGAATCCCCCCGCCGCCGCATTGACCACGGCGGCAAACGTGTCGTCTTCCGCGCCGCCATACACCTTTTGCCACACCACCCCGCCGTCGTCATTGAGCCGCCACACCCAGCCATCCTGCTTGCCCGCGCCAAACGAATCCGTATAGCCCGCCGCCAGGTAGCCCCCCTCTTCCAGTGTCACCACGGAGGCGGCGAAATCGGAGCCGGGGCTGCCATAGGTCAAGGCCCAGCCTTGCTGCTGTAGCCAGGTAAAGCCCAATGCGCCTGCCAGCAGGCTGAGGAGGAACCAGAGGGAGCGGGGGGGGATAGTGTGCCGGGTTTGCTTCATTATATGTGACTCTACTGAAAAAAGGCCAAAAACCGGGTTTTTGCACATGAACCACTCTGGTAATTTCAGCCGAACAATCAAAAAACCCGGTTTTTTCAGTGAACTCATATGTAACTGCTGACGTTCTCGTGGGCTGAGCTTGTCGAAGCCCATGTCGCCTTCGGCAGGCTCAGGCAACGGACTAAAGGCTCAGGCAACGGACTAAAGGCTCAGGCAACGGACTAAAGGCTCA is part of the Ardenticatenales bacterium genome and harbors:
- a CDS encoding AzlD domain-containing protein translates to MSPTLLWLIVIGMGLITFSIRLSFIQLLHRVTILPLLRRGLKYVPPAVLSAIIFPEVLRPGGTLGVSWGNPRLLAALVAVLVAWRTRNVLWTIAAGMVVLWLLL
- a CDS encoding acetate--CoA ligase family protein → MLNTLLNPQSIAIVGASDDTTKPGGKILYNILRKGYEGHLMLVNPARASVQGVLAYPSIMALPRIPDVAFLAIPAKFVRQALTELARKGTKVVVVISAGFGEMSAAGKREEAELARIADEYGILLLGPNCLGVMSYAYAGKFTRFLPDMIQGGVDFISGSGASIDFLAEQAVRRGVPFNSFVTVGNSAQSDVTDILGLFDEAYAGKTSAIIILYMEVLNEPRAFLQHARRLSRQGCLLAGIKSGTTEAGSRAAASHTGAMVSNDTVIQALFDKAGVIRLHSRLELIDVASALVCVRGQLDGNRVCVFSDAGGPGVMLADELNRHGFVVPILRESTQARIAGVLPMGAGVSNPIDCLPTRTGEMIAQVFNIIQEEEADNIDYILFIMGDSGLSDIWEIYKVVGEAMNTLSIPILPAFCSVISSSPALQKFREMGKCYFEDEVSMGRALARIVNRPRVTDPETELANYDDARIRSALAGQNGPLSPRLTREVLAAAGFPFPDQQELTEKAALAHIAFPFPWVMKVMGPLHKSDVGGVRLGIHSRAEAEWVWDELLAIDGAYGCVVQRMISGIEVIMGAKREAGYGHLVAFGLGGIYTEILQDVSFHLAPLSLAEARNMIRAIKAFPLLNGVRGEPGMDVEMLTTWLLRIGRFVTDFPQVQEMDLNPVKGYGGDLYVVDARIIVS